In Planctomycetota bacterium, the genomic stretch GGGCATGTTCGCGATTCGTATCTTGCCGGCGGAGGTGGGTGCCGAACCTCCGGTGGTGCCGCTGCCTGATCCGCGGAAGCCCAAGGGGGCCGACGATCGCAAGGTTCCAGCGCGGCAGACGGCATTTCGCCGCGCGGTTCCGAATGGCTCGCTGTTTGTCTCGCTGGCCTCGCCCAGCAGTTTCTCGCAAATCGCCAACATCGCCACTCAAAACACGCCCACGCTTGCGAATGGCGCCGGCGCTGGAGGTGGCATGGGGGCGGGGCTCGCGGGTGCGGGAGCTGGTGGAGCAGGTGCCGCCGGCGCCGCCGTCGGTGGCGCAGGGGGAGCAGGTGGACTCGGCTCTCTCGGGGGCATTGCCGGCGGCATTGGCGCCGTAGGCGCCGCCGCAGCCATGGGTTCCAAGAACTCGACCACCAGTACGACGTCGTCCAGCAATTCGTCGTCCAGCAGCGGCTCCTAAGCCCAACGCCACGACTTACCGTTGATTTGCGGCATGCTATTCTTGTCGAATGCTCGCTGGCGACGCTGCGCGCCAGGGTAACGCATTGGCTGACTGGCGGGCCTTGTTTTCCAGGTAAGTGCGGCGGGACTATGGCTCTGGGCGAAAACGATTCGGAACGTCGCATCGGCAGCGCACGCCTGCGATCGAGCGTGGACGAAGAGCCTGGTTGGGGCTATCGCCTGGGCCAGTTCGCCTGTCAGGGATTGCTGTTGTTGCTCGTGGCGGTGGTTCCCTGGTTTTTCGGAGGCGTCTACGCCAATGCCCAGGTCTACTGCGCCGCGGCGCTGGGTCTCGCGTTGTGCGGCTGGATATGCCTGCTGCCAGGACGTCAGCAAGGCAACGAAACCTTGCCGATGTCGATTGCGCCGCTGCTCGTCGCGCTATTGATCCCGCTGTGGCAGCTTTGGCCGCTAGGTCCGTCGGCCATTCGCGCGCTGGCCCCCCGTGTGGCCGCGTGGCGAGAAACGCTGCTCATTCCGCCGACTGGCGGGCACGACCTGCCTCCCGTCGTGAATCGGGCCACGACTAGCAACGATGCGAAGCCTGTGTCCCGAGCGCCGATCAGCCTCTATCCCTCCGGCACCCGCCGCCGAGCGGCGCTGCTGGTGATGGGCGTGGCGGCGTTCGCGCTGGGGTCACGATTCTTTCGCCGTCGTGAACCGTTGCTGGCGCTGATTTCCGTGACGGCCGTGTGCGGCGTCGCCCTGGCGTTTTTTGGCATTCTGCAAAAGCTCTCCTGGCGGGGAATGATCTACGGCATCTATCCACTGATCAACGGAGGCAACCCGTTCGGCCCGTACATCAATCGCAACAATGCGGCCGGGTTTTTGAATATCGCCCTCGGTTGCAGCTTGGGGCTGATGCTGTGGCAAATCGGCCGCCGCAACTATCGATCGGCGGCGTCCGAGGCCGAGATCGAATTCCTGAATCAGGGAGTCGGGCTGATCGGGCGAGCGATTCAGGATCTTCGCGACGCGATTGGCGCGCTGACGGCGATGCGCTTGGCATTGCTGGCCGGACTGGTCATGGTGGTCGCCGGAGTGAGCGCCTCGCTCTCGCGCGGCGGTATTTTAGCGATGTTCGTCGGGTTGTTGCTGGCCTGCTGGATGATCCGCCGACTGCGCGGCGCCTGGCTAGCCCTGGCGGCGATGGTGCTGGTGATGATCGGCGCCGCGGCCATGCTGAGCTTTACCGGGCTGGCCCAAATGGTCGAAGCGCGAATCCAATCGGCGATCAGCCTGGGAACCAGTGACGATAGCGGCCGCTCGAAGCTGCTCGACGTCGGCTTGAGAACCGCCGCGGACTACTGGCTGCTGGGCGGCGGCCTGGGCACATTTCGCTACACGCATCAGCCCCACGGCCAGGGGTTTCGCAGCGTCTTTTTTGAGTATGCCGAGAATCAATACCTTGAGACCTGGGCCGAAGCTGGCATGCCAGGGCTGTCCCTGCTGTTGGCCGAAATCGGACTGATGGGCTGGGTCTGTCTGCGATTGATCCGCGCGTCGCAACGCAACGTCGAAAACCTCTGGGTTAGCGTAACCCTGTTGGTGCTGCTGGCCACTCAGTTGGTCCAGGCGCTTGTCGACTTCGGGTTGTACTACCCGGGAAACTTCTTGCCGTTCGCATTGATCTGCGGAGCTTGCGCCGGGCGCGTTACGCTGATCGACGCGCAATCCTCGTCCAATCGACGCTGGACGATTCTGTCCGGCGCCGCCTGGTTGTCGCCCGTGATTGCGGTGACGTTGCTGTTGGCGACCTGTTGGGCGTGGAGCGAGTCAACAGCTCGCGCGGCGATCGAGCGCGACACCTTCACTCGTCGCTGGGACGACCGGCCCGATGCGTTGAGTCTGGACGAAGTCGAAGCCACGATCGAACGCCTGGGCCAGGCGCTCGATCGCGAACCCGGCGACGCCGTGGGCCAAATGCGACTGGCGCACATGTGGATCAGACGCTTCCGGCTGTTGGCGCTGGCGACCTTGCAAGCTGAAGTCACCACGCAAACCGCCGAGCAATTGTGGCCGCTGACCGACATCGGGGCGTTGCACGCGCGGGCCATTCAATTGCAGCGTTCGCCCGACGGCAATCAACTAGACCAGCTGCGCAGCGATCCGCTGGTAACCACCAATCTGCACCCGGCCTGGCGTCACCTGACCGCGGCGCGCGATGCCTGCCCGATGATGGCCGAGCCCCATTACTATCTGGGAGCGCTCTGTTTCCTGGTGGGCGATGCCGATCGGGACGAACCCTATCTGGACGCCATGCTGGTCGTCGCCCCACACCACGCCGAATTGATTCTCATGGCGGGGATGCTCGATTTCGACGCGGGGCGCAAGGATCACGGCTTGGAGCGGATGCGCACCGCTTGGGAAGCCTCGGTCGGCCACGGCGATGATGTGATGCGCTCGGTCGCTCCGCGACTGGGTTTCGACGAGTTGCTTAATAAAGTGTTCCCACGCAATCCGGAAATGTTGGCCACGCTGGCCGAAACCTATTACGGCGGGGACGAGAACCGATCCGCGCGCGAACGGCTGGCGCGACGGTCGGCTGAGATACTTGAACAAATTCCGGCGGCCGTCCTGGATGATGAACGCCGCTTGGCCATCCGCGGCCGGCTGGCTGTGCTGATGAACCGAGTTCCCGAGGCGATTGAGTTGTTTCAACAATGCCTCAAGCAGCGACCCGAAGATCTTCACACTCGGCTACGGCTGATTAACGAGTTGCGAAAGGCGGGACGAGTTGAGGAAGCCCGGAATGTGGCAAAACTAGGGCTGTTCTTGGCACCGAGCAGCAAGGAATTGCGTTTCGCCTTGAGTCAACTCTAATCACGCCCCACGCCATCTGGGGGGGCTAGAGAAGGCGTGCCTTTAGCGGTCAGAACATTTGCAGCGCAGGTAACGGATGCGCCGTCGCGCGAAGTTTTCTTCCCAGCCAAAAAGCCAACTGGCCGGCGCAATCGGGCGGTACGACGGCGCGCGCTCGCCTATACTGGCGAGTACGCCAACTCATGCTCGCGTCACACTTTTCAATCATCGTGATTGCCTTCATCGCGGCGGTGGTTTTCACCGCGTTGGCGCGCGCGGCGGCGGTGCGCGTGGGATTGGTCGATCGGCCTGATCAACAACGCAAGATTCACGCCGGCGCAACTCCCCTGGGTGGCGGTGTCGCGGTCTTGTTGGCCGTCCTGGTGGGCGTGGGCAGTTGCGCCCTGGCGCCGAACCTGTCGGTGCATTTCTGGAGCCAGACCAATCGCGAACTGATTGGCTTGTCGCTGGGCGCGATCTTTATCTGCGGCGTCGGTCTCTTGGACGATTGGCTTGGGTTGCGCCCGCGGCAAAAGCTGGCCGGCCAGATCGTGGCTTGCTTGCTGGTCATGAGCACCGGCTTGGTGATTCACAACGTATCGCTATTCGGCGTGGAGGTCGAACTGGGGCTGCTGGCCTGGCCGCTCACGATCTTCTGGCTGTTGGGGGCGATCAATTCCGTTAATCTAATCGACGGCGCCGACGGCGTGGCCGCGACGGTGGGCATCGTGTTGTCGTTCACGATCGCGTGCATGGCGATCACTTCCGGCCACTTGTTTGAAGGGGTCATCGCCCTGGCCTTGGTAGGAAGCTTGTTTGGGTTTCTGGTCTTCAATTTTCCGCCGGCGACGATCTTTCTCGGCGACGCGGGCAGCATGATGGTGGGGCTGTTGGCTGGCTCGCTGGCGCTGCGCGGCGCCTTCAAAACCCCGACCAGCATCGCCATGCTCGCCCCCTTGGCCATCTGGGCGGTGCCGGCCTTCGATAGCTTGCTGGCCGTCGTGCGTCGACGATTGACCGGGCGTAGCATTGCGGTCTCCGATCGCGGCCACTTGCACCATTGCCTGCTGCGCCGAGGTTATGGCAATCGACAGATGCTGGTCTGGGTGGCGATTCTGTGCATGTTGACCTCGACTGGCGCGCTGATCAGCGTGCGAACCGGCAACGAATGGTACGCCATCGGCAGCGTCGCGCTGATGATCACGGTCATGCTGACAACCCACGCATTTGGTGGCGTCGAGTTGACGCTCGTGGCGAACTCGATGCGCAATCTCGGCGCGTCGATCCTGACGCCCCCTTGGCAGCGGAACGAAGCGCCCGAGTCGACGACTTTGCGGCTGCAAGGCTCGCGCGACTGGGAGTCGCTGTGGCGATTGGCGCTCAGCGCCGCCGATGACATGCACCTCAGCTACATGAGCTTGAATTTGAGCTTGCCGTGGCTGCACGAGGGCTTTCACGCTTCGTGGAAGTCGGCGCAGCACGCGCGCCGCGAAAACAAGTGGTACTTCGAAATCCCCCTCTATGCCGACACGCGACTGGTTGGGCAATTGAAAATGGCGGGGCAACTCGATCCTCACGCCGCCACCGAGCGGGCCGCGCGGCTGGCTGAATGGGTGGCACGATTTGAATCGTCGCTGGCTGAATTGGCGTCGGGCGCCCCCACCGACAGGGCGAGTCCCTCCACTGACGCTTCCACCGAGGCCAAGCTACGAGTCCGGCACTTTGGAGACGACGCCACCCAGGCATCCTAGGCTCATACCGCGACGCCGATTGGCCCCCTCGAGAATGAGCCGTCGCCTGATCCGTATCGGCGGCCTGGGCGGACTTTAAGGGCAGTCCGCCCTGACAATTCAAGCGAACGATTGTTACCCCGTCCCCAAGCGACGGCATACAATAAAAGGTGGTATTTTTAAGGGTCAGGGTGTGTCACCCAAAGGAACGGAGTGCGCGCCGAGATGGCTCCTAACTGGCCGCTTGCGATCACACCTAAGTAGCGACTGCTTGTTTGGTTACGCATCGAACATCAATACCCCGTGAAGCCATGACTTACGCCCCGAGCAGGGCGATTGCCGCTTGAGCCCATGTCTCGATTCAGGCGTTTGCCGCGAACCGTTTGAACTGTCCGTGCCGACTGTTGCCGATATGCCGATTCTCGCACCTGAAACATCCTTGTTTCCCCACGATCTCTTGGACCGGCCCTTGGCCACTGGGCAGTCATGGTGGGTGCTATACACCTTGTCGCGGCAAGAGAAGCTGCTGATGCGCCGGCTCGAAGCCCGCGGCGTCGCGTTCTTCTGCCCCATCGTGGCGCGAAGGCATCGGTCTCCCGGCGGCCGGGTGCGCGAAACGCAGTTGCCGCTGTTCTCGAACTACGTGTTCATCTGCGGCGACGAAGACGCTCGACGCACGGCACTGACCACCAATTGCGTCTCGCGGACGATCCAGCCCGACCATGCCGAACTGTTCCTGGCCGAGCTACGTCAGATTCGCCGGCTGATCGCCACCGGCGCGCCCTTGACCCCCGAGTGCCGCATTGTCGCCGGTCAGCGCGTCCGCGTTCGCAACGGCGCGTTCCGCGGCTTCGAAGGCATCGTCGTCCGGCGCGAAGCCGAAACGCGACTGCTCGTGGCCGTGAATTTCTTGCAACAAGGAGCCAGCGTGCTGCTGGACGACTGCCAGCTTGAGGTGCTCGGTTGATCCCGCTGGCTTTCTCGCCGCGCTGTTTCGAGAGGTCACGCGCCACGCGCGCCTAGAGCCTGTTATGTACTTGGNNNNNNNNNNNNNNNNNNNNNNNNNNNNNNNNNNNNNNNNNNNNNNNNNNNNNNNNNNNNNNNNNNNNNNNNNNNNNNTCCCAAAGTCAATAACAGGCTCTAGCCATGACTGACCGCCGGCCACGTCTGCTGTTCATCAATCGGTCCTACTGGCCCGACGTCGAAGCGACGGGGCAGTTGCTGACTGAGTTGTGCGAGGATCTGGCCGAGCGATTTGACGTGACGGTGATTGCCGGCCAGCCAAATGTGAATGCCGCCGCCGAACGATTCGTGCCCCGCGGCAAGTCGATGCACAATGGCGTTCACATCGAGCGGGTCAGTCACACCCAATTCAACAAGGCGTCGTTCTGGGGGCGCGCCTGCAACCAGGTGAGCTTTCTGCTGGCTGCCGCCTGGCGCTCGCTGGATACCGAGCGCCCCGACGTCGTGATCGCGGAAAGCGATCCGCCCTTGCTCTGTCTGTTAGGAGCGCTGCTCAAGCGGCGCCATGGCTGCCGACTGATCGCGTATTTGCAAGACATTTACCCTGACGTGGCGGTCGCGCTCGGCGCGCTCCGCGAAGGCTGGCTGACTGCCGCGCTGCGACGCGCCTTCCGCGCGGCCTTAAGGCAAGTCGATGTCGTGATCGTGCCGGGGCATGACATGCGCCGCTGGCTGGCTGGCGACGGTATCGCGGCCAAGCAAATCGAATGCGTGCCGAATTGGATCGATACTTCGCTGGTGCGACCGACCGAGGCGTCCTGGGCGTTCCGTGCGCAACAAGGCTGGCAAGACAAATTCGTCGTGATGTACTCCGGCAACCTGGGACTCAGCCAGCGGCTGGATGATGTGCTCGAAGCGGCGGCGCGACTCCGCTTGACTCACCCCCAGGTGCAAATCGTGTTGATCGGCGACGGGGCGCGCAAGCCGGCCCTGGAAGCCCGCGCGGCGGAACGGCAACTGGCCAATGTGCAATTCCTGCCCTATCAGCCCAAGGCCCGGCTGTCCGAAAGCCTGGGAGCGGCGGATTTGCATCTGATTCCGGTCGATTCGCGTGTGACCAACTACTTGTTCCCGAGTAAGCTATACGGCATTCTAGCGGCGGGGCGGCCAGCGTTGGTCATCGCTCCGTCGCACAGTGAGATCGCTCAACTCGTTCACGAACAAGATTGCGGTCGCGCGGTCGAGCCGCAGCGGATCGAGCAACTGGCCGCGGCCGTCGCCTGGTACGTCGATCAACCCGACGTGGCGCGCGAGCAGGGTCGCCGGGCGCGACAGTTGGCCGAGCGTGAGTACGATCGGCGCTTGCTGACCAGCCGTTTTGCCGAGTTGCTTGACCGCTTGACCGGAACTGCGAACACCGCGCACGCCGCTAACGACGTCGGCGCACCCCGTCGCCCGGCGGAAGTTGTCACCTCGGCCCAGGAATAAGCACCCGATGAGTTCATTGCAAGGTCGACGCGTGGTGGTCACGGGCGGCGCAGGATTCCTGGGTCGGCACGTCGTCCAGGAGTTGGAACATTACGAACCCAGGTCGGTGTTCGCCCCGCGCAGCGCCCAGTACGACTTGCGCACTAGCGATGGGATCGAGCGGTTGCTGGAAGACGCCCGCCCTCAAGTGATTATTCACCTGGCGGCTGTCGTCGGCGGCATTGGCGCCAATCGCGAGAACCCCGGCCGGTACTTCTATGACAATGCGATCATGGGCTTGATGCTACTGGAACAAGCCCGACTCGCTGGCATCGAGAAGTTCGTCGCGCTGGCCACGATTTGCGCCTATCCCAAGTTCACGCCCGTGCCGTTCCGCGAAGACGATCTCTGGAGCGGCTATCCCGAGGAGACGAATGCGCCCTACGGACTGGCCAAGAAAATGCTGCTGGTGCAGTCCCAGGCGTACCGCCAGCAATACGGCACCAGCGCGATCACGCTGTTCCCCGTGAACCTGTACGGCCCGCACGACAACTTTGACCCGCAGTCGAGCCACGTGATCCCCGCCCTGATCCGCAAGTTCGTCGAAGCGCGCGAACAAGGCGACAAGGAAGTTGAGGTCTGGGGAACGGGCCTGGCGTCGCGCGAGTTCTTGTTCGTGCGCGACGCGGCCCAAGGCATCGCCCTGGCCGCCGACCGCTACGACAAGGCCGACCCGGTCAACCTGGGAGCGGGTCAGGAAATCACGATCCGCGAGCTGGCCGAGTTGATCGCCAAACATTGCCGCTTTGAAGGCGCGCTGCGATTTGACCCCAGCAAGCCCGACGGCCAGCCACGCCGCGCGCTCGACACCACGCGGGCCAAGCGCGAGTTCGGCTTCACCGCCACCACCGAGTTCTCGGCAGGACTGCGCGAGACGATCGCCTGGTATGAAGAGCATCGGCACCAGCTCGATCAAACGGTTGACGAGATACCTGCCGCGCCAACGGCCGTGCCGCGCAAGGCCCGCTAATACCTTCGATTCATCATCCTGTTGAACGCCGAAACCTCTGTCGCTGAAACATCGAGCGCCGCCGGCGAGGCGTCTTCCTCGTCAGCGCCGCCGCTGCTCAAGGTCATCGAGCCACGGGCCGGCGCCTGGTCGGGCATGCTGCCCGAGCTGTGGCGCTACCGCGAGTTGCTTTACTTCCTGACGTGGCGTGACATCAAAGTACGCTACAAGCAGACCGTGCTGGGCGCCGCCTGGGCGATTCTTCAGCCGGTCATGGCAATGGTCGTGCTGAACATCTTCTTCGGTGAACTGGGAGGGATGAACAAGTCGACCGACGTCTGGTATCCCCTGTTCCTCTATGCCGGCTTGCTTCCCTGGACATTCTTTGCCACCGCCGTCGGCCAGTCGGCCAACAGTCTGATCGGCAACAGCGCGCTACTCACCAAGGTCTACTTCCCGCGGTTGCTGGTTCCAGCAGCGACGATTCTGGCGGCGCTCGTTGACTTTGCCATCGCGTTTGGCGTGCTGCTAGTGTTAATGGTTTGGAGCGGTACGAAGTTCACCCTTGGCTTGTTGCTGGTGCCGCCGCTGATGCTGGCGATGGTGTTGGCGGCCCTGGCCGTGGGGGCGTTCTTGGCGGCGGCGACGGTGCGCTACCGAGACTTCCGCTACGTGGTGCCGTTCCTGCTGCAAATGTGGATGTTCGCCAGCCCCGTGGCTTACCAGCTCGATCAAAACAAGCTGCTCGCCCAGCACCACCTGTCGGAAAGTTGGCGGCTGGTCTACGCCTTGAATCCCGTGGCGGGGCCCATTCTGGCCCTTCGCGCGGCCGTGTTGGGCGAACCCTGGCCCGGCGTCGAATTGGCCATTTCGCTGGCGTCGACCGTGGCGTTGTTGCTACTGGGGTTGCGTTACTTCCTCCGCGTCGAGCGGCAGTTGGCCGACATCGTATGACCGCGGCCACCACCAGCCATCGACAGGAGCTTCGGACTTGAACCGGCTTTGGTACGCGCGCTGGATGCTGTTGGCCGGTTTGCTCAGCCTGGGAGCCGGCATTTTTGCCTGGTGGGTCCAGTATGAAATCGAAGCGCAAATCGAATCGAGCTTCTATGGTAAGCAATTGACAATCTCGGACGACGGCAAGTTGTTCGCCATTGGCACCGGAGTCTCGTGGCTGACGATCCGCGGCGCGCAAGACGGCGAGGTCCTGGCCCGGCGCAAGGAAGAAACTGTGCCCGTCTCGCTCGGTTTCAGCGACACCGGCCAGCAGTTGCTCTATGGAGGGCACGGACTCGTGCCTTCCACGGCGCTGGTTCGCAATGGGCATATCAAGGTCTACGAGAGCAAGAACCTGAACCAACAGCGCCGCATCCGCGTGCTCGGTGGGATCGTCAATGAGTGTGCCTGGGGGGCGGATAGCTCGATGATCGGCATCGTCCGATTCGCCGTGGGCAAATGGGACATGAAAACAGGCAACCGCGTCGTGTCGTACGAATTGCCAAGCCTTACCGGAGGACGTTTACGAGTGACCGACGGCGGTGTCTGGTTCGTGTACGGCGTGACGGGGCACGGCGGCAAGCAAATCATCGTCTATGACCCCAAGAACAAACGCACCCTACTGGATCAGACTCAGCCAGACCTGGCTGTCCATCACACGCACCTCTCGGCCGATGGCCGCTGGCTGGCTGTTGCGGCCGAGACGGCGGGGCGGCGCGGAAAACTGCAAGTCTGGGATGTGCCCGCCGGTCGCCGGGTGGCCGACATCAAACTGGAACAGTCGCAACGGCAAGTGCAATTTGGCGCCGGTGACCTGCTCTTTTCGGCGGGGGGCGAAGGTCAGCTCAACCGCTGGGAGTTCCGTCCCGACGCCGGCCTGAAATTGGTCAAGCAATTCTCCACCGGCGAGCCGTCGCTCGATCTGGTCAGTTGGACCCCCGATGGTCGGCGCGCGGCCGTGGCGTCGGAGTGGTCGCTCTCGATCTTCGACGGCGAAAGCGGCGATCGGCTGGTTCGCCCGATCGAACGGATGCCCACGCACGCCCAGCGGCGCTACGCGATGCTGGCCCGTTACGCCTTATTCGTCGTGTCGTTGGGATCGATCCTGGGCTGGTACTACATTCGCCCGCTGCGTCCGTTGCGCCGCCGATGACCGCACCCATCATTCGCGTCGAGCATTTGAAAAAGCGTTACCGCATCGGTGCCTTGGCCGAGCGGCGCACCACGCTGCGCGAAGCGCTGGCGAACGCCCTTCGACAACCCTGGCAAAGGCTGCGCAGCGCGCGGAGCGAGCCCACGGGCGCGGAACAATTCTGGGCCTTGGACGATGTTTCGTTCGAGGTCAACGCCGGAGACGCCATTGGCATCATCGGGCGCAACGGGGCCGGCAAGAGCACGCTGCTCAAGGTGCTGTCCCAGATCACCGAGCCGACGGCCGGCCGAATCGAACTGCGCGGGCGCGTGGCCAGTTTGCTCGAAGTGGGGACCGGGTTTCATTCCGAACTGACCGGCCGCGAGAACATTTACCTGAACGGCGCGATCCTGGGCATGACCCGCGCCGAGATCAAGCGGAAGTTCGACGAGATCGTGGCATTTGCCGAAGTGGAACGCTTTCTCGATACGCAAGTCAAGTATTACAGCAGCGGCATGTACATGCGGCTGGCGTTCGCGGTGGCGGCCCATTTGGAGCCGGAAATACTGATCGTCGACGAAGTGCTGGCCGTCGGGGATTTGGCCTTTCAAAAAAAATGCCTGGGGAAAATGGAGGAGGTGACACATCACAAGGGCCGCACGGTCCTGTTTGTCAGTCACAGCATGCAAGCGATCACCACGCTTTGCTCCCAGGCAGTGCTCTTGGACCGCGGTCGGGTACTGAAAGTCGGAGCGGTTCAAGACGTCGCGAGCGCCTATCTTCAACAGCTAAGCACTGTCAATGAAACAACGGTCTGGCAAGGCGATGCGGGAAACGACCTCTTGCGACTCAAATGCGCACGAGTCATCGGTGGCGCTGGCGGCGTATTTGGGACAGACGATGAACTGCGCATCCAGATGATCGCCGAGGTGCGTCAGCCCATCACTGGACTGGTTTATGCCATCGAGATTTACTCGATCGGCCGGCAATTGCTCGCCTATACAGCGCACGACGACGCCCACGAGCCACCAGCGCCACGGATTCCACCCGGGCCATTTGCCTGGGAATTGATAATCCCCGGCAATTCATTTGCATCCGGCACCTATGAGTTTCGGCTCGACGTCGGCATTCACAACGGCAAACGGTTGGTAAACGAGCGAATCGCATTTTCCATCACTTTTGAAAACCTGCGTGGGATTGGCCGCCGTTTTGAAAGCAGTTGGACTCAATGCTTTCGTCCAAATTGGCAATGGCGCCGAATCAGCGCGACAGAGCATGACCTGCCGTTGACCACGATCGCCGGATCGACCGATGTACCGGCGTCTGTAGCGGACGCGGAACGGCAATCTTAACACCCATGCGAATTCGGGGGCATTCTGGTTGCGAGGTTTCGTTCATTGACGAGTCCACGATTCGCAAGTCCGCCAAGGCCCAGCTTTCTCAACGACTTAAGAGACAGATTGAAAAGCAACAAGACTTTTCCAGCGCGGCGCCATTCGAACGAATTCGTACTCCGCGAGTGCTGCGTGTCAATTCAACGTCCGATGCGTACTACGCCGATATGGAGTTTATCTCCGCCAAGGACTTTGTTCAGTTCTTGACCGAGGCCGGCCAGGATGCGCTCGATGGGTTCTTGGAAACCGTCAGTGGATTCATCCACGCGAATCTCGCCAACTCACGTGTGGTCGAAGTGGGCCACTTGGTTGACGCCAAACTCATTGAGCTGGAGCGCCAGAACATCCCCGCACAATTCATCGCCGCGGCGCGCGAGCAGTGCGCCGATGGCGTCGTCATTCCCGTTGGGCCCTGCCACGGAGATTTGACGCTTTCGAATATCCTGTTTCAGACGTCGCGAATCTACTTGCTTGATTTCTTGGACGGCTTCGTTGAATCGCCCATCCTCGACATCGTCAAGCTGCGACAAGACACCTGTTTTGGCTGGTCAATCGAGTTATACGACCTTGAGTTCGATCGGACCAAGGTGCGGATTGCGCTTCGATACCTTGACCGGCACATCGAAAGTGCTTTCGCGACGT encodes the following:
- a CDS encoding GDP-L-fucose synthase, whose amino-acid sequence is MSSLQGRRVVVTGGAGFLGRHVVQELEHYEPRSVFAPRSAQYDLRTSDGIERLLEDARPQVIIHLAAVVGGIGANRENPGRYFYDNAIMGLMLLEQARLAGIEKFVALATICAYPKFTPVPFREDDLWSGYPEETNAPYGLAKKMLLVQSQAYRQQYGTSAITLFPVNLYGPHDNFDPQSSHVIPALIRKFVEAREQGDKEVEVWGTGLASREFLFVRDAAQGIALAADRYDKADPVNLGAGQEITIRELAELIAKHCRFEGALRFDPSKPDGQPRRALDTTRAKREFGFTATTEFSAGLRETIAWYEEHRHQLDQTVDEIPAAPTAVPRKAR
- a CDS encoding ABC transporter permease, which gives rise to MLPELWRYRELLYFLTWRDIKVRYKQTVLGAAWAILQPVMAMVVLNIFFGELGGMNKSTDVWYPLFLYAGLLPWTFFATAVGQSANSLIGNSALLTKVYFPRLLVPAATILAALVDFAIAFGVLLVLMVWSGTKFTLGLLLVPPLMLAMVLAALAVGAFLAAATVRYRDFRYVVPFLLQMWMFASPVAYQLDQNKLLAQHHLSESWRLVYALNPVAGPILALRAAVLGEPWPGVELAISLASTVALLLLGLRYFLRVERQLADIV
- a CDS encoding antitermination protein NusG, which produces MPILAPETSLFPHDLLDRPLATGQSWWVLYTLSRQEKLLMRRLEARGVAFFCPIVARRHRSPGGRVRETQLPLFSNYVFICGDEDARRTALTTNCVSRTIQPDHAELFLAELRQIRRLIATGAPLTPECRIVAGQRVRVRNGAFRGFEGIVVRREAETRLLVAVNFLQQGASVLLDDCQLEVLG
- a CDS encoding undecaprenyl/decaprenyl-phosphate alpha-N-acetylglucosaminyl 1-phosphate transferase, which codes for MIAFIAAVVFTALARAAAVRVGLVDRPDQQRKIHAGATPLGGGVAVLLAVLVGVGSCALAPNLSVHFWSQTNRELIGLSLGAIFICGVGLLDDWLGLRPRQKLAGQIVACLLVMSTGLVIHNVSLFGVEVELGLLAWPLTIFWLLGAINSVNLIDGADGVAATVGIVLSFTIACMAITSGHLFEGVIALALVGSLFGFLVFNFPPATIFLGDAGSMMVGLLAGSLALRGAFKTPTSIAMLAPLAIWAVPAFDSLLAVVRRRLTGRSIAVSDRGHLHHCLLRRGYGNRQMLVWVAILCMLTSTGALISVRTGNEWYAIGSVALMITVMLTTHAFGGVELTLVANSMRNLGASILTPPWQRNEAPESTTLRLQGSRDWESLWRLALSAADDMHLSYMSLNLSLPWLHEGFHASWKSAQHARRENKWYFEIPLYADTRLVGQLKMAGQLDPHAATERAARLAEWVARFESSLAELASGAPTDRASPSTDASTEAKLRVRHFGDDATQAS
- a CDS encoding glycosyltransferase family 4 protein, with the translated sequence MTDRRPRLLFINRSYWPDVEATGQLLTELCEDLAERFDVTVIAGQPNVNAAAERFVPRGKSMHNGVHIERVSHTQFNKASFWGRACNQVSFLLAAAWRSLDTERPDVVIAESDPPLLCLLGALLKRRHGCRLIAYLQDIYPDVAVALGALREGWLTAALRRAFRAALRQVDVVIVPGHDMRRWLAGDGIAAKQIECVPNWIDTSLVRPTEASWAFRAQQGWQDKFVVMYSGNLGLSQRLDDVLEAAARLRLTHPQVQIVLIGDGARKPALEARAAERQLANVQFLPYQPKARLSESLGAADLHLIPVDSRVTNYLFPSKLYGILAAGRPALVIAPSHSEIAQLVHEQDCGRAVEPQRIEQLAAAVAWYVDQPDVAREQGRRARQLAEREYDRRLLTSRFAELLDRLTGTANTAHAANDVGAPRRPAEVVTSAQE
- a CDS encoding O-antigen ligase family protein, with product MALGENDSERRIGSARLRSSVDEEPGWGYRLGQFACQGLLLLLVAVVPWFFGGVYANAQVYCAAALGLALCGWICLLPGRQQGNETLPMSIAPLLVALLIPLWQLWPLGPSAIRALAPRVAAWRETLLIPPTGGHDLPPVVNRATTSNDAKPVSRAPISLYPSGTRRRAALLVMGVAAFALGSRFFRRREPLLALISVTAVCGVALAFFGILQKLSWRGMIYGIYPLINGGNPFGPYINRNNAAGFLNIALGCSLGLMLWQIGRRNYRSAASEAEIEFLNQGVGLIGRAIQDLRDAIGALTAMRLALLAGLVMVVAGVSASLSRGGILAMFVGLLLACWMIRRLRGAWLALAAMVLVMIGAAAMLSFTGLAQMVEARIQSAISLGTSDDSGRSKLLDVGLRTAADYWLLGGGLGTFRYTHQPHGQGFRSVFFEYAENQYLETWAEAGMPGLSLLLAEIGLMGWVCLRLIRASQRNVENLWVSVTLLVLLATQLVQALVDFGLYYPGNFLPFALICGACAGRVTLIDAQSSSNRRWTILSGAAWLSPVIAVTLLLATCWAWSESTARAAIERDTFTRRWDDRPDALSLDEVEATIERLGQALDREPGDAVGQMRLAHMWIRRFRLLALATLQAEVTTQTAEQLWPLTDIGALHARAIQLQRSPDGNQLDQLRSDPLVTTNLHPAWRHLTAARDACPMMAEPHYYLGALCFLVGDADRDEPYLDAMLVVAPHHAELILMAGMLDFDAGRKDHGLERMRTAWEASVGHGDDVMRSVAPRLGFDELLNKVFPRNPEMLATLAETYYGGDENRSARERLARRSAEILEQIPAAVLDDERRLAIRGRLAVLMNRVPEAIELFQQCLKQRPEDLHTRLRLINELRKAGRVEEARNVAKLGLFLAPSSKELRFALSQL